From the genome of Flavobacterium luteolum, one region includes:
- a CDS encoding O-antigen ligase family protein, whose translation MKKEDSSYIFLLLCHALLGVLIFVLPSIPKLYTLLIFFFGFYYIVKTKNRNNQVLVISAYIVGVEVLLRMTNGGTLNEFGKYSMLIFMFLGMVYSGFSKNGFLYWIFLLLLVPSIILSTVSLNFDTDMRKAIAFNILGPVCLAISSIYCYQRKISFDRLKEIMTSFALPLVTMVIYLFLYTPSIREVIRGTESNFSTSGGFGPNQVSTVLGLGMFVFFFKVLFDSKNKLIRLINIGFVFVFAFRGVITFSRGGVITAIVMILILTMVLYFQAKPNVKPKIGFIILMLFLSGLGVWAYSSFETKGMINKRYANEDAFGREKKSRLGGREVLMETEIQMFLDNPIFGVGVGKNKELRREQTGIDLPTHSEITRMLAEHGSIGIIDLLILIFTPLFVFMKDRQNILAYSFYIFWILTINHAAMRTTAPAFVYALCLLSVQLKSPEKSENSIS comes from the coding sequence ATGAAAAAAGAGGATTCTTCGTATATTTTTCTACTCTTATGTCATGCTCTTTTAGGAGTGTTGATATTTGTATTGCCATCTATACCAAAACTTTATACCCTGCTAATATTTTTTTTTGGTTTTTACTACATCGTTAAAACTAAAAACAGAAATAATCAAGTTCTAGTTATTTCAGCATACATAGTTGGAGTGGAGGTTCTTTTAAGAATGACAAATGGAGGAACTCTGAATGAATTTGGGAAGTATTCGATGTTAATTTTTATGTTTCTTGGAATGGTTTATTCTGGATTTTCCAAAAATGGATTTTTGTATTGGATTTTTCTGTTATTGCTTGTTCCAAGTATCATTTTGTCAACAGTTTCCTTAAATTTTGACACAGATATGCGTAAAGCAATTGCTTTTAATATTTTAGGGCCAGTTTGTCTAGCAATTTCTTCAATATATTGTTATCAAAGAAAAATATCATTTGATAGGCTAAAAGAAATCATGACATCATTTGCTTTGCCATTAGTCACAATGGTAATTTATCTTTTTTTGTACACACCAAGTATAAGGGAAGTTATTAGGGGAACAGAATCGAATTTTAGTACATCAGGAGGATTTGGACCTAATCAAGTATCTACTGTACTAGGATTAGGAATGTTCGTTTTCTTTTTTAAAGTGCTCTTTGATTCCAAAAATAAGTTAATTAGATTGATTAATATAGGGTTTGTTTTTGTTTTTGCTTTTAGAGGAGTTATTACTTTTTCAAGAGGTGGAGTAATTACTGCAATTGTAATGATTTTAATTCTTACTATGGTACTGTATTTTCAAGCAAAGCCTAATGTTAAACCTAAAATAGGATTTATTATCTTGATGTTATTTTTAAGTGGATTGGGAGTTTGGGCATATAGTTCTTTTGAAACGAAGGGAATGATTAACAAACGTTATGCAAATGAAGATGCGTTTGGAAGGGAAAAAAAAAGTCGGTTAGGTGGAAGAGAAGTACTTATGGAAACGGAAATTCAAATGTTTTTAGATAACCCAATTTTTGGAGTGGGTGTTGGAAAGAATAAGGAGTTAAGAAGGGAGCAAACTGGTATTGATTTACCTACCCATAGTGAGATTACCCGAATGTTGGCAGAACATGGCTCAATTGGAATTATTGATTTATTGATTTTGATTTTTACTCCTTTATTTGTATTTATGAAAGATCGACAAAATATATTAGCATATTCTTTTTATATATTTTGGATTTTAACAATAAATCACGCAGCAATGAGGACAACCGCGCCTGCTTTTGTATATGCATTGTGCCTTCTTTCTGTTCAACTAAAAAGTCCTGAAAAAAGCGAAAACTCCATTAGTTAA
- a CDS encoding glycosyltransferase, with the protein MDFKLMRILQIIDSLDAGGAERMAVSYANALAEEIEFSGLIATRKEGPLQKQINQSVSYLFLNKKKQLDRKAFCKLRSYVKKNRVSHLHAHSTSFFLAFLLKLTLPSLRIIWHDHYGNNEFLADRPHFILKLSAFFFNGIIAVNQNLKNWSETRLKAKNVVYFSNFPSEEVNIGVHTILNGIEGKRIISLANLRPQKNHFLLLKVAKKLKQSHSDWSFHLVGKDFEDHYSREIKEKIDEYELHGNVFLYGSRDDVSNILNQADIAILTSKSEGLPVTLLEYGQNRMAVVVTDVGENHSIVKHRINGMLVPSMNGELFYESLIECIENVELRLSFGEKLSETISKNFSKKIIIKNYLNWLQAS; encoded by the coding sequence TTGGATTTTAAATTAATGAGAATTCTCCAAATTATCGATTCCCTCGATGCTGGGGGAGCAGAGCGAATGGCGGTAAGCTATGCGAATGCATTAGCAGAGGAAATTGAATTTTCAGGACTTATTGCCACACGCAAAGAGGGCCCGTTGCAAAAACAAATTAATCAATCTGTTTCGTATTTGTTTTTGAACAAAAAAAAGCAGTTGGATAGAAAAGCTTTTTGTAAATTACGTTCTTACGTAAAAAAAAATAGGGTTAGCCATCTTCACGCCCATAGCACTTCTTTTTTTTTAGCTTTTCTTTTGAAATTGACATTACCTTCTCTAAGAATTATTTGGCATGATCACTATGGCAATAATGAATTTTTGGCTGATCGGCCTCATTTTATTTTAAAGCTTAGTGCTTTTTTCTTCAACGGTATAATTGCTGTTAATCAAAATCTCAAAAATTGGTCAGAAACTAGATTAAAGGCCAAAAATGTAGTTTATTTTTCAAATTTCCCCTCAGAAGAAGTAAATATAGGGGTTCACACAATCTTAAACGGTATTGAAGGGAAAAGAATTATATCTTTGGCTAATTTAAGGCCTCAAAAGAATCACTTTTTGCTATTGAAAGTCGCGAAAAAACTAAAACAATCTCATTCTGATTGGAGTTTTCATCTAGTGGGAAAAGATTTTGAAGATCATTACTCAAGAGAGATTAAGGAAAAAATTGATGAATATGAATTACATGGTAATGTATTTCTATACGGATCAAGGGATGATGTTTCAAATATTTTAAATCAAGCTGATATCGCAATTTTGACATCTAAATCAGAAGGATTACCTGTTACCCTTTTGGAATATGGGCAGAATAGAATGGCAGTTGTGGTAACAGATGTAGGAGAAAACCATTCCATTGTAAAACATAGAATTAATGGGATGCTTGTTCCAAGCATGAATGGAGAACTTTTTTATGAGTCGCTAATCGAGTGTATTGAAAATGTAGAACTTCGTCTGTCTTTTGGAGAGAAGTTATCTGAAACTATTTCAAAAAACTTTTCTAAAAAAATAATTATAAAGAACTATTTAAATTGGCTTCAAGCAAGTTAA
- a CDS encoding glucosamine inositolphosphorylceramide transferase family protein, with protein sequence MKRLVYILLFLGILTILIINYRTPFFQNDSGGWSIGYGQDKIYPQNIDVKKNKIYSIEKLKAENDSTSFLADPFFLKEKDTFYLFFEHQKTKTNADVGLLTSTDGKNYQYRGTVLTQKFHLSYPQVFKYKNNFYMIPESKQANAVLLYKAQNFPFKWKVCDTLLNNVKLKDPTIYLSDSLNIMVASDDKLNMFVYQADSLFGKWKLHKRPIALMGTEARPGGRFFADKKGLILPVQNCTNGYGFGLSLYRFSFKGGNYTTKRISPYFLKSHKEIKEFSAGMHQFDIQKLDDNSYYYVYDGNRLKSQSKSFNIVGPLKGTWIDLKNWILN encoded by the coding sequence ATGAAGAGATTAGTTTACATACTCCTGTTTTTAGGTATTTTAACAATTTTAATTATAAATTATAGAACACCCTTCTTTCAAAATGATAGTGGAGGTTGGTCGATAGGATATGGTCAAGACAAGATTTATCCTCAAAATATAGATGTAAAAAAAAATAAAATTTATTCGATTGAAAAGTTAAAAGCAGAAAATGACAGTACATCGTTTCTTGCAGATCCTTTCTTTTTAAAAGAAAAAGATACTTTTTATTTGTTTTTTGAGCATCAGAAGACAAAAACAAATGCTGATGTAGGTTTATTGACTTCGACAGATGGGAAAAATTATCAATATAGAGGAACTGTATTAACTCAAAAATTTCATTTGTCTTACCCACAGGTTTTTAAGTATAAAAACAATTTTTATATGATTCCTGAAAGTAAGCAAGCTAACGCAGTTTTGTTGTATAAAGCGCAAAATTTTCCATTTAAGTGGAAAGTATGTGACACATTGCTGAATAATGTAAAATTAAAAGATCCTACAATTTATTTGTCTGATTCTTTAAATATTATGGTAGCCTCGGATGATAAATTAAATATGTTTGTTTACCAAGCGGATTCTCTCTTTGGTAAATGGAAGTTACATAAACGACCTATAGCTTTAATGGGAACTGAAGCAAGACCTGGAGGCCGTTTTTTTGCAGATAAGAAAGGTTTAATTTTACCAGTGCAAAATTGTACTAATGGATACGGGTTTGGTTTATCTTTATATCGTTTTTCTTTTAAAGGCGGAAACTATACAACAAAAAGAATTTCCCCTTATTTTTTAAAATCACATAAAGAAATTAAAGAATTTAGCGCAGGTATGCATCAGTTTGATATTCAAAAATTAGATGATAATAGCTACTATTATGTTTATGATGGTAATCGACTAAAGAGTCAATCAAAGAGTTTTAATATTGTTGGTCCATTAAAAGGGACTTGGATTGACTTAAAAAATTGGATTTTAAATTAA
- a CDS encoding sugar transferase, whose protein sequence is MLSKSRMHFEISERKILLLAFDAVFILFALYLLSAIFDYHYFAFDLNSSYSILLFVSYLYVFGVIFEIYNLQVASNHLQILQNVIFTATATVLAYLFTPVLSPVLPKQRLIIAIFYFTILITLLLWRLFYCYFLASHRFSQNVVLICDQREVEELVLGLENVDPHYKIIGFVNSDSITDENLDFHYVSEIKKEALERFVYTHNVSEIVIASQKTDGITPDLYQQLLHLLESGNSIREYTQVYETKTQRIPVHHIERDFYRFFPFSRSNSNKLYLFFVRLIELMFSVLGLLISLVFIPIIFICNFFANKGSLFYTQERVGKNGAIFKIYKFRTMTENSETNGAVFAVHNDKRVTPFGKFMRKSRIDEFPQFINVLKGDMGVIGPRPERPFFVEEIAAVMPFYETRHVIKPGLTGWAQVNYSYGESIDESLVKLQYDLYYIKHRSIFLDLIITFKTITTVLFYRGQ, encoded by the coding sequence ATGTTGTCAAAGTCTAGAATGCATTTCGAAATTTCGGAGAGGAAGATATTACTCCTTGCTTTTGATGCTGTTTTTATTTTATTTGCTTTATATCTATTAAGCGCGATATTTGATTATCATTATTTCGCTTTCGATTTGAATAGCTCGTACAGTATACTTTTATTCGTTAGCTATCTTTATGTTTTTGGCGTAATTTTCGAAATCTATAATTTGCAGGTAGCAAGTAATCATCTACAGATTTTGCAGAATGTCATTTTTACTGCTACTGCCACTGTTTTGGCTTATTTGTTTACGCCAGTTCTTTCTCCTGTATTACCCAAACAACGATTAATAATTGCAATATTTTATTTTACAATATTAATTACATTGCTTTTATGGCGTTTATTTTATTGTTATTTCCTAGCATCTCATCGATTTTCTCAAAATGTTGTCTTGATTTGTGATCAGAGAGAAGTTGAAGAATTAGTTTTAGGATTGGAAAATGTAGATCCGCATTATAAAATTATTGGATTTGTTAACTCTGATTCTATTACAGATGAAAATTTAGATTTTCATTATGTAAGTGAAATAAAAAAGGAAGCTTTAGAACGTTTCGTGTATACGCATAATGTTTCAGAGATTGTAATTGCTTCTCAGAAAACAGATGGTATTACACCCGATTTATATCAGCAATTACTTCATTTATTAGAATCTGGAAATAGTATACGTGAGTATACTCAAGTTTACGAAACCAAAACACAGCGAATTCCAGTTCATCATATAGAACGAGATTTTTATAGATTTTTTCCCTTTAGCAGAAGCAATAGCAATAAACTGTATTTGTTTTTCGTGCGTCTTATAGAACTTATGTTTTCTGTTCTAGGACTTTTAATCAGTTTAGTTTTTATTCCGATAATTTTTATTTGTAATTTTTTTGCAAATAAAGGGAGTCTTTTTTACACTCAGGAACGAGTAGGGAAAAATGGAGCTATTTTTAAGATCTATAAGTTTAGAACAATGACTGAAAACTCAGAGACAAATGGAGCCGTTTTTGCCGTTCATAATGATAAAAGAGTTACTCCTTTTGGTAAATTTATGCGGAAATCTAGAATTGATGAATTTCCTCAGTTTATTAATGTTTTAAAAGGAGATATGGGCGTAATTGGACCAAGACCTGAGCGACCATTTTTTGTTGAAGAAATTGCTGCTGTAATGCCTTTTTATGAAACCCGCCATGTAATTAAGCCAGGGCTTACGGGCTGGGCGCAGGTTAATTATTCGTATGGAGAATCAATAGACGAGAGCTTGGTTAAACTTCAGTATGATTTGTATTATATCAAGCACAGAAGTATATTTCTAGATCTGATTATTACTTTTAAAACCATTACCACAGTTTTATTTTACAGAGGTCAGTAA